From one Triticum aestivum cultivar Chinese Spring chromosome 4B, IWGSC CS RefSeq v2.1, whole genome shotgun sequence genomic stretch:
- the LOC123089490 gene encoding coniferyl alcohol acyltransferase-like — translation MANDSWRVRVIRRSTVKASITRPGAVLPVSNLDLLYYPMPLSMVCAYRRPSAGGGFADVVAAFDTKLPSLLDHFFPLAGRIVANPRSGLPEVHCDNQGAELVVGEAGVALAGLDFRDLDASLARVGVPVQYAADVALSVQLLSFACGGFVVAWSTNHGLADGCALCMIVDAWSQLARSGTIVAAPNYDRSVFRPRAAPSYGPSVGDLFMPLASERLVNALTARGSLVGRTYYVEERDLTMLRAQASADGERGASRVEAVSAYLWKVFAATVGSSDDSCRMGWWVNGRRRLTAAPEEAMRNYVGNVTTFAVVEASVDAIQRRPLPEIASMVRESIRSTATDEHFQELVDWVEEHKGNGNGNGKAAVNKFVETATVGLGSPAMGVTSFTSFSVDTDLGFGHAAVAMPTWADCGRLCSGFVKIMARPEGDGGGGGSWIFGMSIWPKLAAALDSDEQRIFKPLTADYLGLMRWTRSHAACMHDAH, via the coding sequence ATGGCAAACGATTCTTGGCGCGTCCGAGTGATTCGCAGGAGCACCGTCAAGGCCTCCATTACGCGGCCCGGCGCCGTGCTCCCCGTCTCCAACCTCGATCTGTTGTATTACCCCATGCCGCTCTCGATGGTCTGCGCCTACCGCAGGCCCTCGGCCGGCGGTGGCTTCGCAGACGTCGTGGCCGCCTTCGACACCAAGCTGCCGTCCCTGCTGGACCACTTCTTTCCGCTCGCCGGCCGCATCGTTGCCAACCCGCGCTCGGGGCTCCCGGAGGTGCACTGTGACAACCAGGGCGCGGAGCTCGTCGTCGGCGAGGCCGGTGTGGCGCTGGCCGGCCTGGACTTCCGCGACCTGGACGCGTCGCTGGCGAGGGTCGGCGTCCCCGTCCAGTACGCCGCGGACGTCGCGCTGTCGGTGCAGCTGCTGTCGTTCGCCTGCGGCGGCTTCGTTGTGGCCTGGAGCACCAACCACGGCCTCGCGGACGGGTGCGCGCTCTGCATGATCGTCGACGCGTGGTCTCAGCTCGCGCGGTCCGGGACGATCGTCGCCGCCCCGAACTACGACCGCTCCGTGTTCCGCCCCCGTGCCGCGCCGTCGTACGGCCCTTCGGTGGGCGATCTGTTCATGCCGTTGGCGAGCGAGCGTCTCGTCAACGCCCTCACGGCCAGGGGCTCCTTGGTCGGCCGCACCTACTACGTCGAGGAGCGGGACCTCACCATGCTGCGCGCGCAGGCGAGCGCCGACGGGGAGCGCGGCGCGAGCCGCGTCGAGGCGGTGTCTGCGTACCTCTGGAAGGTGTTCGCCGCCACCGTGGGCTCGTCCGACGACAGTTGCCGCATGGGCTGGTGGGTGAACGGGCGACGGCGTCTCACAGCCGCGCCGGAGGAAGCCATGCGCAACTACGTCGGCAACGTCACGACGTTCGCGGTGGTGGAGGCGAGCGTGGACGCGATCCAGCGGCGGCCGCTCCCGGAGATCGCGTCGATGGTGCGCGAGTCGATCAGGTCGACGGCCACGGACGAGCACTTCCAGGAGCTAGTGGACTGGGTGGAGGAGCACAAGggcaatggcaatggcaatggcaaggCTGCGGTCAACAAGTTCGTGGAGACAGCAACCGTCGGGCTGGGCAGCCCGGCGATGGGCGTGACGTCGTTCACGTCCTTCAGCGTCGACACGGACTTGGGATTCGGGCACGCCGCCGTAGCGATGCCGACGTGGGCGGACTGCGGTAGGCTGTGCTCCGGCTTCGTGAAGATCATGGCGCGTCCGGAgggtgacggtggtggtggtggttcctGGATCTTCGGCATGTCCATTTGGCCCAAGCTCGCCGCCGCGCTGGACTCGGACGAGCAGCGCATCTTCAAGCCTCTCACCGCCGACTATCTCGGCCTCATGCGCTGGACTCGGTCGCATGCAGCATGCATGCATGATGCTCATTAA